From Bordetella flabilis, the proteins below share one genomic window:
- a CDS encoding sensor histidine kinase produces the protein MKAGGTLTQRVVWALTGTVSIFVSVLVVLAYLTFDQMEDDLVNDILTTETDRLIQRVETGDEVMPVRGPRELGSTMRAWMQTGQDVNPDMPPPLRGLGDGLHLLEPGTETWHVVVAETPKGRLFVLYDATDNEDRVFDFGLIVLGLGVICIVAAYGVARKVAQLAVGPMLTLTDRLATWAPGAPDLAVERNDEAGRLVEAFNRVQNQVDRSLAREREFAANLSHEARTPLAAIRSDGELMLLSPTLTQDQQTRLTRIVKNVDSVAAALESARAMARDEPRVPEPVDLAECLDAAWQGLEANAEQAGLGLDHRVAHGTVRMLDRYALLTVLRNLIRNAIEHAAPAMLTVQATDGGLQVRDNGKGIQAADLPFVFERYYSVRLRDVQGKAEAGEAAQALERGLGLAIAKRVCDMQGWSLTVESWTEGPERGTSFTLRFADAMADAVYAAKAVPAPI, from the coding sequence ATGAAGGCCGGCGGCACGCTTACGCAGCGGGTGGTATGGGCCCTGACGGGGACGGTGTCGATCTTCGTGTCCGTGCTGGTCGTCCTGGCCTACCTGACGTTCGACCAGATGGAAGACGACCTGGTCAACGACATCCTGACCACCGAAACAGACCGCCTGATCCAGCGGGTCGAGACCGGCGACGAAGTCATGCCGGTGCGCGGCCCGCGCGAACTGGGCAGCACCATGCGCGCCTGGATGCAGACCGGGCAGGACGTCAATCCCGATATGCCGCCGCCTTTGCGCGGGCTGGGCGATGGCCTGCACCTGCTGGAGCCCGGGACCGAAACCTGGCACGTCGTCGTGGCGGAAACGCCGAAGGGCCGGCTGTTCGTGCTGTACGACGCCACCGACAACGAAGACCGCGTTTTCGATTTCGGGCTGATCGTGCTGGGGCTGGGTGTGATCTGCATCGTCGCCGCCTACGGCGTGGCGCGCAAGGTGGCGCAGCTGGCCGTTGGCCCCATGCTGACCCTGACCGATCGCCTGGCCACCTGGGCGCCGGGAGCGCCGGACCTGGCGGTGGAGCGCAATGACGAGGCGGGCCGCCTGGTCGAGGCGTTCAACCGCGTACAGAACCAGGTCGACCGGTCCCTGGCGCGCGAGCGCGAATTCGCCGCCAATCTGAGCCACGAGGCCCGTACTCCCCTGGCGGCCATCCGCAGCGATGGCGAGCTCATGCTGCTGTCGCCGACGCTGACCCAGGACCAGCAGACCCGCCTGACGCGCATCGTGAAGAACGTCGACAGCGTGGCGGCCGCATTGGAAAGCGCGCGCGCGATGGCGCGCGACGAGCCGCGTGTGCCCGAACCGGTGGACCTGGCCGAATGCCTGGACGCGGCCTGGCAGGGCCTGGAGGCGAACGCCGAGCAGGCCGGCCTGGGGCTGGACCACCGCGTCGCCCATGGCACCGTGCGGATGCTTGACCGCTATGCCCTGCTTACCGTGCTGCGCAACCTGATACGCAATGCCATCGAGCATGCCGCCCCGGCCATGCTCACGGTGCAGGCGACCGACGGGGGCCTGCAGGTGCGCGACAACGGCAAAGGCATCCAGGCCGCCGACCTGCCATTCGTGTTTGAACGCTACTACAGCGTGCGGCTGCGCGACGTGCAGGGCAAGGCCGAGGCCGGCGAGGCCGCCCAGGCGCTGGAGCGGGGGCTGGGCCTGGCCATCGCCAAGCGGGTCTGCGACATGCAGGGCTGGAGCCTGACGGTGGAGTCGTGGACGGAAGGGCCGGAGCGCGGTACCAGCTTCACCCTGCGCTTCGCCGACGCGATGGCGGATGCCGTTTACGCCGCCAAGGCGGTGCCCGCCCCGATTTGA
- a CDS encoding phosphatase PAP2 family protein yields MHTTAATAGREGAIRAHTYLCTHVIGITLLLALLAEVAHQSGLDLAVSRLFFDAQANGFPWRASRLLEMLGHRMVLVLPVAVAVGAMAAAVSSHWFPALKPWRGTLWAIALTCGLGQVIISQLKHHTALPRPYDLSMFGGYASYPAHFWARSRQEAGGALPSNHAGAGYAMLSLYFAGWALGRPAWRWGGLAVGIAAGLLFSMVRIMQGAHFLSQTLWSACVMWAVASILFYGVITRRRHASVDR; encoded by the coding sequence ATGCATACCACCGCCGCCACCGCCGGCCGAGAGGGCGCGATACGCGCCCATACCTACCTGTGCACGCACGTCATCGGCATTACGCTGCTGCTGGCGCTATTGGCGGAGGTGGCCCACCAGTCCGGCCTGGACCTGGCGGTTTCGCGCCTGTTCTTCGATGCGCAGGCCAATGGCTTTCCCTGGCGCGCCTCGCGCCTGCTTGAAATGCTGGGCCATCGCATGGTGCTCGTGCTGCCGGTCGCGGTGGCGGTGGGGGCGATGGCCGCCGCGGTGTCGAGCCACTGGTTCCCGGCCCTGAAACCCTGGCGCGGCACCCTCTGGGCCATCGCGCTGACATGCGGCCTGGGGCAGGTCATCATCTCGCAGTTGAAACACCATACGGCCCTGCCGCGGCCCTACGACCTGAGCATGTTCGGCGGCTATGCGTCATATCCCGCGCATTTCTGGGCCCGGAGCCGGCAGGAAGCGGGCGGTGCCTTGCCGAGTAATCATGCCGGCGCGGGCTACGCCATGCTGTCGCTGTATTTCGCCGGCTGGGCGCTGGGCCGCCCGGCCTGGCGCTGGGGCGGCCTGGCCGTCGGCATTGCGGCGGGGCTGCTGTTCTCGATGGTGCGCATCATGCAGGGCGCGCATTTCCTCAGCCAGACCTTATGGTCCGCGTGCGTGATGTGGGCCGTCGCCAGCATCCTTTTCTATGGGGTGATCACGCGGCGCCGCCACGCGTCCGTCGATCGATAG
- a CDS encoding TRAP transporter large permease — protein sequence MALTLLSVAFLGFLVIGVPVAFAIGLASISAIVYEDLPIAVAFQQMTSGMNAFSFLAIPFFIFTGELMLYGGIADRIVNFARSMVGHVRGGLGMSNVVACTLFGGVSGSPVADVSAMGSVMIPMMKREGYHADYAVNVTTHAALVGALMPTSHNIIIYTLAAGGKVSIAALIAAGLLPALILTLCNLAAAYFVARHRGYAAGTFPGWSIVLRSLLAALPGLFVVVVIIAGILSGVFTATESAAVAVIYALALTVLVYRSLTWDQFVRAAAKAVKTTGVVLLLIGISATFGYLISFYGVAEKTGTLLASISTSPWAIFLMVNIVLFLLGTFLDMAATILICTPIFLPICMQYGMGPVQFGMVLLLNCALGLNTPPVGTTQFVGCAIGEVSVGTVMRTIWPFYGALLAALALVTYVPAFSLWLPSVLLG from the coding sequence ATGGCACTGACCCTGCTTTCCGTCGCGTTCCTTGGCTTCCTGGTAATCGGCGTGCCGGTGGCGTTCGCCATCGGCCTGGCATCGATATCCGCCATCGTCTACGAGGACCTGCCCATCGCGGTGGCCTTCCAGCAGATGACCTCGGGGATGAACGCGTTCTCCTTCCTGGCCATTCCCTTCTTCATCTTCACCGGCGAACTCATGCTGTACGGCGGCATCGCCGACCGCATCGTGAATTTCGCGCGGTCCATGGTGGGCCATGTACGCGGCGGCCTCGGCATGTCCAATGTCGTGGCCTGCACCCTGTTCGGCGGTGTGTCGGGATCGCCCGTGGCCGATGTCTCGGCCATGGGCTCGGTGATGATCCCGATGATGAAGCGCGAGGGCTATCACGCCGATTACGCGGTCAACGTCACGACGCACGCGGCGCTGGTCGGCGCGCTGATGCCGACCAGCCACAACATCATCATCTACACCCTGGCCGCGGGCGGGAAGGTCTCGATCGCGGCGCTGATCGCCGCCGGGCTGCTGCCCGCGCTGATCCTGACGCTGTGCAACCTGGCGGCCGCCTATTTCGTGGCTCGGCATCGCGGTTACGCCGCGGGCACCTTCCCCGGCTGGAGCATCGTGCTGCGCTCGCTGCTGGCCGCCCTGCCGGGCCTGTTCGTCGTCGTGGTGATCATCGCCGGCATCCTGAGCGGCGTGTTCACCGCCACGGAATCGGCCGCGGTGGCGGTCATCTATGCGCTGGCGCTCACCGTGCTCGTCTACCGTTCCCTGACCTGGGACCAGTTCGTACGGGCAGCCGCCAAGGCCGTCAAGACTACCGGGGTGGTCCTGCTGCTGATCGGCATCTCGGCGACCTTCGGCTACCTGATCAGCTTCTACGGCGTCGCGGAAAAGACGGGCACGCTGTTGGCGTCGATCTCCACCAGCCCCTGGGCCATCTTCCTGATGGTGAACATCGTGCTGTTCCTGCTGGGGACCTTCCTGGACATGGCGGCGACCATCCTGATCTGCACGCCGATCTTCCTGCCCATCTGCATGCAGTACGGCATGGGGCCGGTGCAGTTCGGCATGGTGCTGCTGCTGAATTGCGCGCTCGGACTGAATACGCCGCCCGTGGGAACGACGCAGTTCGTCGGCTGCGCCATAGGGGAAGTGTCGGTGGGCACGGTGATGCGCACGATCTGGCCCTTTTACGGCGCCTTGCTGGCCGCGCTGGCGCTGGTCACCTACGTGCCGGCATTCTCGCTGTGGCTGCCCAGCGTCCTGCTCGGGTGA
- a CDS encoding TRAP transporter small permease, whose product MPARPPVGASRLLDAYTRGCAVLARACMWISVAGLVCLIAAVGFQIFGRHVLNRTPTWAESLAMLLVLYVTMLGAAVGVRDAGHIGFESLLQALPAGGRRRLQIFIHVLVLVFGLLMAWNCAVLADSVREYMMPNLGISEGWKYVPATLSGGLIALFSLEHIVAMLRNQEVVPAWH is encoded by the coding sequence ATGCCGGCCCGGCCGCCTGTCGGGGCTTCCCGGCTGCTGGACGCCTATACCCGCGGTTGCGCCGTGCTCGCCCGGGCCTGCATGTGGATCAGCGTGGCGGGGCTGGTCTGCCTGATCGCGGCGGTGGGCTTCCAGATTTTCGGGCGCCACGTACTGAACCGCACGCCCACCTGGGCCGAAAGCCTGGCCATGCTGCTGGTCCTGTACGTGACGATGCTCGGGGCCGCGGTAGGCGTGCGCGATGCAGGGCACATCGGCTTCGAGTCCTTGCTGCAGGCGCTGCCCGCAGGCGGCAGGCGCCGCCTGCAGATATTCATCCATGTGCTGGTGCTGGTGTTCGGGCTGCTGATGGCCTGGAACTGCGCGGTGCTGGCCGATTCGGTGCGCGAATACATGATGCCCAACCTGGGGATTTCCGAAGGCTGGAAATACGTGCCGGCTACCCTGTCCGGCGGGCTGATCGCGCTCTTTTCGCTTGAACACATCGTGGCGATGCTGCGCAACCAGGAGGTGGTCCCGGCATGGCACTGA
- a CDS encoding TRAP transporter substrate-binding protein codes for MLHPGRLRAASTAVHATIARGTLALATLLALPLAAQGAEIRSADIHPDDYPTVQAVRKMAEEVKAKSNGRLTITVFSGSKLGSENDSIEQVKLGALTMARVSSAAMHNICQNTRVPSLPFLFRSVDHLHKVLDGDIGEQLLKACEKAGFVGLAWYDSGSRSMYTRNKPIRTLADAKGLKIRVQQSDLSVAMVEAMGANATPMPMGEVYTSLKTGLVDAAENNFPSYESAHHYEVAKYYSLTEHTMTPEILIYSKRQWDKLSPEDQKILRDAARDSVPYMRKLWTDREAKSRAIVEKAGAQIVEVDKASFQAAMKPVYDKFVTTPEMKDLVQRIQAVQ; via the coding sequence ATGCTGCACCCTGGCCGCCTGCGCGCGGCAAGCACGGCCGTCCATGCCACCATCGCGCGGGGCACGCTGGCCCTCGCGACACTGCTGGCGCTTCCGCTGGCCGCGCAAGGCGCGGAGATACGTTCCGCGGACATTCATCCCGACGACTACCCCACGGTGCAGGCCGTGCGCAAGATGGCCGAGGAGGTGAAGGCGAAAAGCAATGGCCGGCTGACCATCACGGTCTTCTCAGGATCGAAGCTGGGGTCCGAGAACGACTCCATCGAGCAGGTCAAGCTGGGCGCGCTGACCATGGCGCGCGTCAGCAGCGCCGCCATGCACAACATCTGCCAGAACACCCGCGTGCCTTCCCTGCCCTTCCTGTTCCGTTCCGTCGATCACCTGCACAAGGTGCTGGACGGGGACATCGGCGAACAACTGCTGAAGGCGTGCGAAAAGGCCGGCTTCGTCGGACTGGCGTGGTACGACAGCGGTTCGCGCTCCATGTACACGCGCAACAAGCCGATCCGCACCCTCGCGGATGCGAAGGGCCTGAAGATCCGCGTGCAGCAATCGGACCTGTCGGTGGCCATGGTGGAAGCCATGGGCGCGAACGCCACGCCCATGCCGATGGGCGAGGTGTATACCTCGTTGAAGACCGGCCTGGTCGATGCCGCCGAGAACAACTTTCCCAGCTACGAAAGCGCGCATCACTACGAAGTCGCGAAATACTATTCGTTGACGGAGCACACCATGACGCCGGAGATCCTGATCTACTCCAAGCGCCAGTGGGACAAGCTGTCGCCGGAGGACCAGAAGATCCTGCGCGACGCCGCCCGGGATTCGGTGCCCTATATGCGCAAGCTGTGGACCGACCGCGAAGCCAAGTCGCGCGCGATCGTGGAAAAGGCCGGCGCGCAGATCGTGGAAGTCGACAAGGCCTCGTTCCAGGCCGCCATGAAGCCGGTCTACGACAAGTTCGTCACGACGCCGGAAATGAAGGACCTGGTCCAGCGCATCCAAGCGGTGCAGTGA
- a CDS encoding NAD-dependent epimerase/dehydratase family protein codes for MSLPANSSTPAEQRVATLLLTGAGGNLGKVLRERLKPYARVLRLSDISDLGPAQAGEEIIVGDLADPAKVDEMVQGVDAIVHMGGVSVERPFDEILPANIQGVYNLYEAARRHGVKRVVFASSNHVIGFYRQGQVIDADVPVRPDGYYGISKAFGENLSRFYFDRYGIETVCLRIGSSFPEAKDRRMLVTWLSYDDLTHLIAQSLFTPHVGHTIVYGASANRESWWDNSRAAHLGFQPKDSSEPFRARAESQPPLAPDDPAARYQGGAFVKAGPF; via the coding sequence GTGAGCCTACCGGCTAACTCTTCCACACCCGCCGAGCAACGGGTGGCGACCCTGCTGCTGACCGGAGCGGGCGGCAATCTCGGCAAAGTGCTGCGGGAACGCCTGAAACCGTATGCCCGTGTGCTGCGCCTGTCAGACATCAGCGACCTCGGCCCCGCTCAAGCCGGCGAAGAAATCATCGTGGGCGATCTGGCCGACCCCGCCAAAGTCGATGAAATGGTGCAGGGCGTCGACGCCATCGTCCACATGGGCGGCGTATCGGTGGAACGGCCCTTCGACGAAATCCTGCCGGCCAATATCCAGGGCGTCTACAACTTGTACGAAGCCGCGCGCCGGCACGGCGTCAAGCGTGTCGTGTTCGCCAGTTCCAACCACGTCATCGGCTTTTACCGCCAGGGCCAGGTCATCGATGCCGACGTGCCGGTGCGTCCGGACGGCTATTACGGCATCAGCAAGGCCTTCGGCGAAAACCTGTCGCGCTTCTACTTCGACCGCTACGGGATCGAAACCGTGTGCCTGCGCATCGGCTCTTCCTTTCCGGAAGCGAAAGACCGGCGCATGCTGGTCACCTGGCTGAGCTACGACGACCTGACGCACCTGATCGCGCAGTCCCTGTTCACGCCCCACGTCGGCCACACCATCGTCTACGGCGCGTCGGCCAACCGCGAAAGCTGGTGGGACAACTCGCGCGCCGCCCATCTCGGCTTCCAGCCCAAGGACTCCTCGGAACCCTTCCGCGCCCGCGCGGAGTCACAGCCACCGCTGGCGCCGGACGACCCGGCGGCCCGCTACCAGGGCGGCGCCTTCGTCAAGGCCGGCCCCTTCTGA
- a CDS encoding FadR/GntR family transcriptional regulator gives MTTSMSADLPARRRPSLAQELVESLSTRIRGGEIRPGDKLPTESEIMRAFGVSRTVVREALSRLQASGLVETHHGVGTYALKPNTGGDFRVDPADIATVRDIMVILELRICLETEAAGLAASRRTEAQLADMREALDQFRAALEPGGDTVTPDFRFHLLISQATDNKYFADLLSHLGAAIIPRTRINSAKLGDEDREPYLARVNREHEDIYEAIRRQDPEAARAAMRTHLGNSRERLRRAQDR, from the coding sequence ATGACGACGTCCATGTCCGCCGACCTTCCCGCACGACGCCGCCCCAGCCTTGCGCAGGAATTGGTCGAAAGCCTGTCTACACGCATACGCGGCGGCGAAATCCGGCCGGGCGACAAGCTGCCGACCGAATCCGAGATCATGCGGGCCTTCGGCGTCAGCCGCACCGTCGTCCGCGAGGCGCTGTCGCGCCTGCAGGCTTCGGGCCTGGTGGAGACCCATCACGGCGTCGGCACGTATGCGCTGAAGCCGAACACCGGCGGCGACTTCCGCGTCGATCCCGCCGACATCGCGACCGTCCGCGACATCATGGTGATCCTGGAGCTGCGCATCTGCCTCGAGACGGAAGCGGCCGGGCTGGCGGCTTCGCGCCGCACCGAGGCGCAGCTTGCCGATATGCGCGAGGCCCTGGACCAGTTCCGCGCGGCGCTGGAGCCGGGCGGCGACACGGTCACTCCTGATTTCCGCTTTCACCTGCTTATCTCGCAGGCTACCGACAATAAATATTTCGCGGATCTGCTGTCTCATCTTGGAGCGGCGATCATTCCGCGCACGCGCATCAATTCGGCCAAGCTGGGCGACGAAGATCGTGAACCCTACCTGGCGCGCGTGAACCGCGAGCACGAGGATATCTACGAGGCGATCCGCCGCCAGGATCCGGAAGCGGCCCGGGCCGCCATGCGCACGCACCTTGGCAACAGCCGTGAACGGCTGCGTCGCGCGCAGGACCGCTGA
- the fahA gene encoding fumarylacetoacetase: MIETNETHDPGLRSWLDSANDDTLGFPVQNLPYCVFRRRGAQGGYHPGVGIGDQILDLNALAQAAPFSGDAARALAACRGSELNALMALGAPCWSALRLALSRGLRSGSPLQGTIEPLLVPQADAEYVVPARIGDYTDFYISLHHATAVGRQFRPDNPLLPNYKWVPIGYHGRASSIGVQQHFHRPVGQTRPTQEGGPPGFGPCERLDYEVELGVFVGTGNALGQRVPMDEAESHVFGLTVLNDWSARDVQAWEYQPLGPFLSKNFASTVSPWIVTLEALAPFRLPFQRGADDPQPLPYLASARNTAAGAFDVRLSTTLSTDTSRREGLAPAALSHSNFRDAYWTVSQLLAHHTVNGCNLQPGDLLGTGTLSGPTPAEAGSLLELTQGGKAALSLPWGETRTFLLDGDEVALGAECSKPGYPRISFGAAVGRILPARDLSYVV; the protein is encoded by the coding sequence ATGATCGAAACCAATGAAACTCATGATCCCGGCCTGCGCAGCTGGCTGGACAGCGCGAACGACGACACGCTGGGATTTCCCGTGCAGAACCTGCCCTATTGCGTGTTCCGACGCCGTGGCGCGCAGGGCGGCTACCACCCGGGCGTGGGCATCGGCGACCAGATCCTGGATCTGAACGCGCTGGCGCAGGCCGCCCCCTTCAGCGGCGACGCGGCGCGCGCCCTGGCGGCCTGCCGCGGGTCGGAGTTGAACGCACTGATGGCGCTGGGCGCGCCGTGCTGGTCCGCCTTGCGGCTGGCGCTGTCGCGCGGGCTGCGCAGCGGCTCGCCCCTGCAGGGGACCATCGAACCGCTGCTGGTGCCGCAGGCCGACGCCGAATACGTCGTGCCGGCGCGCATCGGGGACTACACCGACTTCTATATTTCGCTGCACCATGCCACCGCCGTGGGGCGTCAGTTCCGGCCCGACAACCCCCTGCTGCCGAACTACAAGTGGGTGCCCATCGGCTACCACGGACGCGCGTCCAGCATAGGCGTGCAGCAGCATTTCCATCGCCCCGTGGGGCAGACGCGCCCCACGCAGGAAGGCGGTCCGCCGGGCTTCGGCCCCTGCGAGCGGCTGGACTACGAAGTCGAACTGGGCGTGTTCGTCGGCACCGGCAATGCGCTGGGCCAGCGGGTCCCGATGGATGAGGCGGAGTCGCATGTATTCGGCCTGACCGTACTGAACGACTGGTCCGCGCGCGACGTGCAGGCCTGGGAGTACCAGCCCCTGGGACCGTTCCTGTCCAAGAATTTCGCCAGCACCGTATCGCCGTGGATCGTTACCCTGGAAGCGCTGGCGCCCTTCCGGCTGCCGTTCCAGCGCGGCGCTGACGATCCCCAGCCCTTGCCCTACCTGGCCTCGGCGCGCAACACGGCCGCCGGCGCCTTTGACGTGCGCCTGAGCACCACGCTCAGCACCGATACATCGCGCCGCGAAGGACTCGCGCCTGCGGCGCTGTCGCACAGCAATTTCCGCGATGCCTACTGGACCGTCAGCCAATTGCTGGCGCACCACACGGTAAACGGCTGCAACCTGCAGCCGGGCGACCTGCTGGGCACCGGCACGCTGTCCGGCCCGACGCCAGCCGAGGCGGGATCCCTGCTCGAACTGACGCAGGGCGGCAAGGCCGCGCTGTCCCTGCCCTGGGGCGAAACCCGCACCTTCCTGCTGGACGGCGACGAGGTCGCCCTGGGCGCCGAATGCAGCAAGCCCGGGTATCCCAGGATCTCCTTCGGTGCCGCCGTGGGACGGATCCTGCCGGCGCGTGACTTGTCATACGTCGTATAA
- the hmgA gene encoding homogentisate 1,2-dioxygenase yields MTPQPDTAASEPLRYQTGFGNAFATEALPGALPVGRNSPLRCPYGLYAEQFSGTAFTAPRAENRRSWLYRIRPAAQHGAYAPCTLAGGWASDFGSAPATPNRLRWSPRPMPDAPTDFLDGIATVGGNGGPEGHDGVGIHVYTANASMQGRYFHNADGELLIVPQQGRLRLATELGLMDVGPLEIAVIPRGTRFRVELPDGTGRGYLLENFGAPLRPPERGPIGSNSLANDRDFETPVAWYEDIEGDFELVAKFAGGFWRARLDHSPLDVVAWHGTHAPYKYDLRRFNTIGSISFDHPDPSIFTVLTSPSDTPGTANMDFAIFPPRILVMEDTFRPPWFHRNVASEFMGLIQGVYDAKAEGFVPGGASLHNCMSGHGPDADTFEKASHADTSKPHVIRDTMAFMFETRRVIRPTEAALRWPELQSDYDACWQGLRKHFDPTLP; encoded by the coding sequence ATGACCCCGCAGCCTGATACCGCGGCCTCGGAACCCTTGCGCTACCAGACCGGTTTCGGCAACGCTTTCGCGACCGAGGCCCTCCCGGGCGCCCTGCCGGTGGGCCGCAATTCCCCGCTGCGATGCCCGTATGGGTTGTATGCGGAGCAGTTTTCCGGCACGGCCTTCACCGCCCCGAGGGCGGAGAACCGCCGCTCCTGGCTGTACCGCATCCGGCCGGCGGCCCAGCACGGGGCCTATGCGCCGTGCACGCTGGCCGGCGGCTGGGCCAGCGATTTCGGCAGCGCGCCCGCCACGCCCAACCGCCTGCGCTGGAGCCCGCGACCGATGCCGGACGCACCCACGGATTTTCTCGACGGCATCGCGACGGTGGGCGGCAACGGCGGCCCGGAAGGCCACGATGGCGTTGGCATCCACGTCTACACCGCGAACGCCTCCATGCAGGGACGGTACTTTCATAATGCAGATGGGGAGCTGCTGATCGTTCCCCAGCAAGGCCGCCTGCGCCTGGCCACCGAACTGGGCCTGATGGACGTCGGGCCGCTGGAAATCGCGGTCATTCCGCGCGGCACGCGCTTCCGGGTGGAGCTGCCCGACGGCACGGGCCGCGGCTATTTGCTGGAGAACTTCGGCGCGCCGCTGCGGCCGCCGGAACGCGGCCCCATCGGCTCCAACAGCCTGGCGAACGATCGCGATTTCGAAACCCCGGTCGCCTGGTACGAAGACATCGAAGGCGACTTCGAACTGGTCGCCAAGTTCGCGGGTGGCTTCTGGCGCGCGCGGCTGGACCATTCGCCGCTGGATGTCGTGGCCTGGCATGGCACGCATGCGCCCTATAAATACGATCTGCGCCGTTTCAATACCATCGGCTCGATCAGTTTCGACCATCCGGACCCATCCATCTTTACCGTCCTGACTTCGCCTTCCGATACACCGGGCACGGCCAATATGGACTTCGCCATCTTCCCGCCGCGCATCCTGGTCATGGAAGATACCTTTCGTCCACCCTGGTTCCATCGCAACGTCGCCAGCGAGTTCATGGGCCTCATCCAGGGTGTGTACGATGCGAAGGCCGAAGGCTTCGTGCCGGGCGGCGCCAGCCTGCACAACTGCATGAGCGGCCACGGCCCCGATGCCGACACCTTCGAAAAGGCGTCGCACGCGGACACGTCCAAGCCGCACGTCATCCGCGACACCATGGCCTTCATGTTCGAAACGCGCCGGGTCATCCGCCCGACCGAGGCGGCGCTGCGCTGGCCCGAACTGCAATCCGACTATGACGCCTGCTGGCAAGGACTGCGCAAGCATTTCGACCCCACGCTGCCGTGA